A genomic window from Streptomyces mirabilis includes:
- a CDS encoding YihY/virulence factor BrkB family protein has protein sequence MGTVTKVPETRDMTGDELSADEALASLRRYGRWPLLRDSFVRFRYADGFSHSRALALQTVLAVIPLAIAFVGLSTALHTENIGRLAELTIHRIAQGPSADVVDDALNRSRHSAGDGDRIALWFGLAFSLVNVTTAMCQIERGANRIYGNERDRPFHQKYLRGLVMSLSAGIPLGLGFIVMVAGGDLAAAAVTVYHLDGDARTVCEILRWPFGLLLALPSASAIFRRSPRRRQPGYTWLAFGAAVYLVLWTALTWLLSLYLGISGSFDTIYGPLSAFMSLLLWAYLTSIALFLGLSFAAQLEAARALRPGPITADPGV, from the coding sequence ATGGGCACCGTCACCAAAGTTCCCGAGACCCGCGACATGACCGGCGACGAACTCTCGGCCGACGAGGCACTGGCGTCGCTGCGCCGCTACGGCCGCTGGCCCCTGCTGCGCGACTCCTTCGTCCGGTTCCGCTACGCCGACGGCTTCAGCCACTCCCGCGCGCTCGCCCTGCAGACGGTACTGGCGGTGATCCCGCTGGCCATCGCCTTCGTCGGGCTCTCCACCGCGCTGCACACGGAGAACATCGGCAGGCTCGCCGAACTGACCATCCACCGGATCGCGCAGGGGCCCAGCGCCGACGTCGTCGACGACGCACTGAACCGCAGCCGCCACAGCGCGGGCGACGGTGACCGGATCGCCCTCTGGTTCGGCCTGGCCTTCTCACTGGTCAACGTCACCACCGCGATGTGCCAGATCGAACGCGGCGCCAACCGGATCTACGGGAACGAACGGGACCGCCCCTTCCACCAGAAGTACCTGCGCGGGCTCGTGATGTCCCTCAGCGCCGGGATCCCGCTCGGCCTCGGGTTCATCGTGATGGTGGCCGGCGGCGACCTGGCCGCCGCGGCGGTGACGGTCTACCACCTCGACGGCGACGCCAGGACCGTCTGCGAGATCCTGCGCTGGCCCTTCGGCCTGCTGCTCGCCCTCCCCTCGGCCAGCGCGATCTTCCGCCGGTCCCCCCGGCGCCGACAGCCCGGCTACACCTGGCTGGCCTTCGGCGCCGCCGTGTATCTCGTGCTGTGGACGGCCCTGACCTGGCTGCTGAGCCTGTACCTCGGCATCAGCGGGTCCTTCGACACGATCTACGGCCCGCTCAGCGCCTTCATGTCGCTGCTGCTCTGGGCCTACCTGACCTCCATCGCCCTCTTTCTGGGGCTCTCCTTCGCCGCGCAGTTGGAGGCCGCGCGGGCGCTGCGGCC
- a CDS encoding diacylglycerol kinase family protein — MPTAVPERAAGATGEGPEAVRPGRSSVLPRGIGRTAARIGVPTVCQAALMVGFGLLITGSARNVWPLTVEDNVNEGFERIRTGPLTTLSYVGSEAGNTLTVVAITLLSCVALLLVPRLPMWRQAVFLAVAVSLQSLVFLAVTESVDRTRPDVHRLDASPPTSSYTSGHTGAATALYAGLAVLVLSRVRRPWRWPLAGLLFLVPPAVGVARLYRGMHHPTDVIGGMANGALSLLIVGRALFTDRSVAAVPSPRTGHTDATGEVEEREPGSTAVVFNPTVTGEAAREKLRRILEQHGHRAPAFVETTADDPGTGQAAGAVRDGATLVVVCGGDGTVRAAADALAGSGVPLVVVPCGTGNLLARNLGLPLTPATALDAALSGTPHRLDLGRIEGDGLAPTHFAAMSGAGLDAAMLEHTDDRAKSAVGWPAYLLAIIGSLSTPRMRLTIRLDDAPALHRTARMVLVANVGTVQGGLTLLPAARPDDGLLDLLILDPRGPGGWMRALGVLMRGRRRNSRPTTMDTLVPEGTGTQGVPVEFRTFRRAELTFAAPQSRELDGDPVSHGRRLTAEVRPGALTVLLPNREK; from the coding sequence ATGCCGACCGCCGTGCCGGAGAGAGCCGCGGGAGCGACTGGGGAAGGGCCGGAAGCGGTCCGGCCGGGCCGCTCGTCCGTCCTGCCCCGCGGTATCGGCAGGACCGCCGCGCGCATCGGCGTACCGACCGTCTGCCAGGCCGCCCTGATGGTGGGCTTCGGGCTCCTGATCACGGGCTCCGCCCGGAACGTGTGGCCGCTGACGGTCGAGGACAACGTCAACGAGGGATTCGAGCGGATCCGTACGGGCCCGCTCACCACCCTGTCGTACGTCGGCTCGGAGGCGGGCAACACCCTCACGGTGGTCGCCATCACCCTGCTGAGCTGCGTGGCCCTGCTGCTCGTACCCCGGCTGCCGATGTGGCGCCAGGCGGTCTTCCTCGCCGTCGCCGTCTCGCTCCAGTCACTGGTGTTCCTGGCCGTCACCGAGTCGGTGGACCGTACCCGCCCGGACGTGCACCGCCTCGACGCCTCTCCGCCCACGTCCAGTTACACCTCCGGCCACACCGGCGCGGCCACCGCGCTGTACGCCGGACTCGCGGTGCTCGTGCTGTCCCGGGTCCGCAGGCCGTGGCGGTGGCCGCTGGCCGGGCTGCTGTTCCTCGTGCCGCCGGCCGTCGGCGTCGCCCGCCTCTACCGGGGCATGCACCACCCCACGGACGTGATCGGTGGAATGGCCAACGGCGCCCTGTCCCTGCTGATCGTCGGCCGTGCCCTGTTCACCGACAGGTCCGTGGCCGCCGTCCCCTCGCCACGGACCGGGCACACCGACGCGACCGGCGAGGTCGAGGAGCGCGAGCCCGGCAGCACCGCCGTCGTCTTCAACCCCACGGTGACCGGCGAAGCGGCCCGCGAGAAACTGCGGCGGATCCTCGAACAACACGGCCACCGCGCACCGGCGTTCGTCGAGACCACGGCCGACGACCCCGGCACCGGCCAGGCGGCCGGAGCGGTCCGTGACGGAGCGACACTGGTCGTGGTCTGCGGCGGCGACGGAACCGTCAGGGCGGCCGCGGACGCCCTGGCCGGCAGCGGGGTACCGCTCGTCGTGGTGCCCTGCGGCACCGGCAACCTGCTGGCCCGCAACCTCGGTCTGCCGCTCACCCCCGCCACCGCGCTCGACGCCGCGCTGTCCGGTACCCCCCACCGCCTCGATCTCGGCCGCATCGAAGGCGACGGCCTCGCCCCCACCCACTTCGCCGCGATGTCCGGGGCCGGACTCGACGCCGCGATGCTGGAACACACCGACGACCGCGCCAAGTCCGCCGTCGGCTGGCCCGCCTACCTACTCGCCATCATCGGCTCGCTGAGCACGCCCCGGATGCGGCTGACGATCCGGCTCGACGACGCGCCCGCCCTGCACCGCACGGCCCGTATGGTGCTCGTCGCCAACGTCGGCACCGTACAAGGCGGTCTCACACTTCTCCCGGCGGCCCGGCCCGACGACGGACTGCTCGATCTGCTGATCCTCGACCCTCGAGGCCCCGGTGGCTGGATGCGTGCCCTGGGCGTCCTGATGCGCGGCCGCAGGCGGAACTCGCGGCCCACGACCATGGACACGCTCGTCCCCGAGGGCACCGGCACGCAGGGCGTGCCGGTGGAGTTCCGCACCTTCCGGCGGGCCGAACTCACCTTCGCCGCACCGCAGTCGCGTGAACTCGACGGCGACCCGGTGTCCCACGGCCGACGTCTCACCGCCGAGGTCAGGCCCGGCGCGCTGACCGTCCTGCTGCCCAACCGGGAAAAGTGA
- a CDS encoding luciferase family protein: MTLASRAMTQLAGWPDLAEARPSCGTGRALSSAQGEIVHFHSDHDVDLHLTARAIHRFQDHLRGATAVRMVPESRWVTIRLEVDADIGLLLTLVSLALQSHQTWPVPGDSPSAGCNDLRSLVLPRDSVG; the protein is encoded by the coding sequence ATGACGTTGGCCTCGCGTGCCATGACGCAACTGGCGGGCTGGCCGGACCTCGCGGAGGCCCGACCGAGCTGCGGCACAGGGCGGGCGCTGAGTTCGGCGCAGGGCGAGATCGTGCACTTTCATTCGGATCACGATGTCGATCTGCATCTCACAGCGCGTGCCATTCACCGTTTCCAGGATCATCTCAGGGGCGCCACCGCGGTCCGGATGGTGCCCGAATCGCGGTGGGTGACCATACGCCTCGAAGTGGACGCCGACATCGGTCTGCTCCTCACTCTGGTGAGCCTCGCTCTTCAGTCCCACCAGACATGGCCGGTTCCGGGCGACTCGCCGTCGGCGGGCTGCAACGACCTGCGCAGCTTGGTGCTTCCGCGCGACAGCGTCGGCTGA
- a CDS encoding PucR family transcriptional regulator gives MTTPTAGGASGTLETLTAALGNDVLRAVLLPEPSLPVGGVRVHEPGTAQSPGRGDIVLAIGMDDVTAVTALLRRLGGVAAAVATKCRVQDDADVLRAAADSGCGVLVLDEGIDWLQAVALLQGEIARHAADSGPEPSGGVDLFELADMAADAVGGPVTIEDPRGWLLAYSSDQTGGDPVRAETLLGRRAPTGFSQALAARGVPQEIARSEGPVVVRGVVEGAADRLAVGLRAGSFGLGSMWAVVSGAERRQVTAFARIAQRVAVHLMRRRTEDYRTHRVEMEQLAVLLHGGPTVTGSGDSIELPRGAHWVAALAVAPNDPSERAISRSRLEHGLALMQRSRDLTVHAGQLSNLWYLILTVGRPQENSAATVRDWLRDLLDDGTGDRMPIYAGVGSAADDRGGLPRSRKEAERALAVARLAPAPGTPLAFEDCWARAALIRVLDPTVVADLETVTPLWRLREQDTAHGTDYLPTLHAWLEHQGNIRTAAQRLHIHANTLRYRLTKIEQTVGIQLADPDIRLVLALQLKALDPA, from the coding sequence ATGACCACCCCCACGGCCGGCGGCGCGAGCGGCACGCTGGAGACACTGACCGCCGCACTCGGCAACGACGTGCTGCGCGCGGTACTGCTGCCCGAACCGTCCCTGCCCGTGGGCGGCGTACGGGTGCACGAGCCGGGCACGGCGCAGAGTCCTGGGCGCGGTGACATCGTCCTCGCCATCGGCATGGACGACGTGACGGCGGTGACCGCGCTGCTGCGCCGGCTCGGCGGAGTGGCCGCGGCGGTGGCCACGAAGTGCCGGGTCCAGGACGACGCGGACGTGCTGCGGGCCGCCGCGGACTCCGGGTGCGGGGTGCTCGTACTGGACGAGGGCATCGACTGGCTGCAGGCGGTGGCCCTGCTGCAGGGTGAGATCGCCCGGCACGCCGCCGACTCCGGTCCGGAGCCGTCCGGGGGCGTCGACCTGTTCGAACTCGCCGACATGGCGGCCGACGCGGTCGGCGGCCCCGTGACGATCGAGGACCCGCGGGGCTGGCTGCTCGCCTACTCCAGTGACCAGACCGGAGGCGATCCGGTGCGGGCGGAGACGCTGCTGGGCCGCCGTGCGCCGACCGGGTTCTCGCAGGCGCTCGCGGCGCGCGGGGTCCCGCAGGAGATCGCTCGCAGCGAGGGGCCGGTCGTGGTGCGCGGGGTGGTGGAAGGCGCCGCCGACCGGCTCGCCGTGGGGCTGCGCGCCGGGAGCTTCGGCCTCGGGTCGATGTGGGCGGTGGTGTCCGGGGCCGAGCGGCGGCAGGTGACGGCGTTCGCGCGGATCGCCCAGCGGGTCGCGGTGCATCTGATGCGGCGCAGGACCGAGGACTATCGCACCCACCGGGTCGAGATGGAGCAGCTGGCCGTCCTGCTGCACGGCGGTCCCACCGTCACCGGCTCCGGCGACTCCATCGAACTCCCGCGCGGCGCCCACTGGGTCGCCGCGCTGGCCGTCGCCCCCAACGACCCCTCCGAGCGCGCCATCTCCCGCTCCCGGCTGGAACACGGGCTCGCGCTGATGCAGCGGTCCCGGGATCTGACCGTGCACGCCGGGCAGTTGTCCAACCTCTGGTACCTCATCCTGACGGTCGGCCGTCCCCAGGAGAACTCCGCGGCGACGGTACGGGACTGGCTGCGGGACCTGCTCGACGACGGGACCGGGGATCGTATGCCCATCTACGCGGGCGTCGGTTCGGCGGCCGACGACCGCGGCGGACTGCCCAGGTCGCGCAAGGAGGCCGAGCGGGCGCTGGCCGTGGCCCGCCTCGCGCCTGCGCCCGGCACCCCGCTCGCCTTCGAGGACTGCTGGGCGCGTGCCGCCCTCATCCGGGTGCTCGACCCGACCGTGGTCGCCGACCTGGAGACGGTGACACCCCTGTGGCGTCTGCGCGAGCAGGACACGGCCCACGGCACGGACTACCTCCCCACGCTGCACGCCTGGCTGGAGCACCAGGGCAACATCCGCACCGCCGCGCAGCGGTTGCACATCCACGCGAACACCCTGCGCTACCGACTGACGAAGATCGAACAGACCGTCGGTATCCAGCTTGCCGATCCCGACATCAGGCTCGTCCTCGCCCTCCAGCTCAAGGCACTCGACCCCGCCTGA
- a CDS encoding SDR family NAD(P)-dependent oxidoreductase has translation MIDLDGKVAVVTGAASGIGRAITRGFVAAGAKVLAADIDEAGVWRTAELCDDPTAVEPLRADVSDPDDVAAAVEAAERTWGRVTTMVNNAAVSIPGNVLETSVEDFDRMLAVNLRGVFLGCKYAVPALLRAGGGSIINMGSVNSLVAEPVLAGYTASKGGVLMLTKAVARDFATSGVRCNCICPGWVDTPINLAHAERMGGIESVRDTLPSWQPIGREGRPDEIAAVALFLASDLSTFMTGSAVVADGGMTAI, from the coding sequence TTGATCGATCTCGACGGCAAGGTGGCCGTGGTCACCGGCGCGGCCAGCGGTATCGGACGGGCCATCACGCGCGGGTTCGTGGCGGCCGGGGCGAAGGTGCTCGCCGCCGACATCGACGAGGCGGGGGTGTGGCGTACGGCCGAACTGTGCGACGACCCCACCGCCGTCGAGCCGCTGCGCGCCGACGTCTCCGACCCCGACGACGTCGCCGCGGCCGTGGAGGCGGCCGAGCGGACCTGGGGCCGCGTCACCACGATGGTCAACAACGCGGCCGTCTCGATTCCCGGCAATGTGCTGGAGACCTCCGTCGAGGACTTCGACCGCATGCTCGCGGTCAACCTGCGCGGAGTCTTCCTCGGCTGCAAGTACGCGGTGCCCGCGCTGCTGCGCGCGGGCGGGGGCTCGATCATCAACATGGGCTCGGTCAACAGCCTCGTCGCGGAACCCGTACTGGCCGGATACACCGCGAGCAAGGGCGGCGTCCTGATGCTGACCAAGGCGGTGGCCCGCGACTTCGCCACCTCCGGTGTGCGCTGCAACTGCATCTGCCCCGGCTGGGTCGACACGCCCATCAACCTCGCCCACGCCGAGCGGATGGGCGGAATCGAGTCCGTCCGGGACACCCTGCCGTCCTGGCAGCCGATCGGGCGCGAAGGGCGCCCTGACGAGATCGCGGCGGTCGCGCTGTTCCTGGCCTCGGACCTGTCCACGTTCATGACCGGGTCGGCCGTCGTCGCCGACGGCGGCATGACGGCGATCTGA
- a CDS encoding SDR family NAD(P)-dependent oxidoreductase — protein MATPTTTPFAPPTGRVADKVCVVTGAGSGIGRAIAHRLAEEGGKVLCADLSEQTARETAVEITTAGGVAEGRAVDVSSSAEVDAMVEAVVARWGRVDVLVNNAGVNLPGLLHEVPDDIIDKTLDVNVKGQLYGCRAVIPHMLTAGGGSIVNISSVNGLVSEPFLTVYSASKGASVMLTKGVALDYVKQGIRCNVICPGWVDTPINHAHAKLLGGLEHVYDTIDSFQPIGRPGQPREIANVALFLASDEASFMTGSVVAVDGGMTSQ, from the coding sequence ATGGCCACTCCGACCACCACCCCCTTCGCGCCGCCCACGGGCCGGGTCGCGGACAAGGTCTGCGTCGTGACCGGCGCCGGCTCCGGCATCGGCCGGGCGATCGCCCACCGGCTGGCGGAGGAGGGCGGCAAGGTGCTGTGCGCCGACCTGTCCGAGCAGACCGCGCGGGAGACGGCCGTGGAGATCACCACGGCCGGCGGAGTGGCCGAGGGTCGCGCGGTGGACGTGTCCTCCAGTGCCGAGGTCGACGCGATGGTCGAGGCCGTGGTGGCCCGCTGGGGCCGCGTGGACGTCCTGGTCAACAACGCGGGCGTCAACCTGCCGGGGCTGCTGCACGAGGTCCCCGACGACATCATCGACAAGACCCTCGATGTGAACGTCAAGGGCCAGCTCTACGGCTGCCGTGCGGTCATCCCGCACATGCTCACCGCGGGCGGCGGCTCGATTGTGAACATCTCCAGCGTCAACGGGCTGGTCAGCGAGCCCTTCCTCACTGTTTACTCTGCCTCCAAGGGTGCCAGCGTGATGCTCACGAAGGGCGTGGCACTGGACTACGTCAAGCAGGGCATCCGCTGCAACGTGATCTGCCCGGGATGGGTCGACACGCCGATCAACCACGCGCACGCCAAGCTCCTCGGCGGCCTTGAGCACGTCTACGACACCATCGATTCCTTCCAGCCCATCGGGCGTCCGGGGCAGCCCCGCGAGATTGCGAACGTGGCCCTCTTCCTCGCCTCCGACGAGGCGAGCTTCATGACCGGAAGCGTCGTCGCGGTCGACGGCGGCATGACGTCGCAGTAG